A genome region from Arachidicoccus soli includes the following:
- a CDS encoding ABC transporter permease, translating into MKENREGSRSIFKRLLKNKGAFLGLIIISLSIFISVFAYFLAPDNSPNCNRMIPEIANQRPGFTMEFLRLKKERHSTNNSFFNTLLFGQESNTQLIPIIANEKNDSGYVIKKYIDEGVSETLFFPFDKIMQPAIGKQTFYLGTDKFGRDILSRILLGTRVSLAVGLIAVLLSLTVGVFLGAVAGYFGGRVDDFVLWLINVVWSIPTLLLVFAITLALGKGFWQVFVAVGLTLWVSVARLVRGQVLALKKLEYVEAAKVLGFSHTRTIIKHILPNILGPVMVIAASNFASAIVIEAGLSFLGLGVQPPQPSWGLMIKENYNFIITNNPMLALTPGIAIMLLVLAFNLLGNGLRDATDVTE; encoded by the coding sequence ATGAAAGAAAACAGAGAAGGAAGTCGATCTATATTTAAGCGCCTTTTAAAAAACAAAGGAGCTTTCTTAGGATTGATTATTATTTCCCTTTCAATATTTATCTCTGTTTTTGCTTATTTCTTAGCGCCCGATAACTCACCAAATTGCAATCGTATGATCCCAGAGATTGCCAATCAAAGACCCGGTTTTACTATGGAATTTCTCCGGTTGAAAAAGGAGCGCCATTCTACAAATAATTCTTTTTTCAACACCTTATTATTTGGGCAGGAAAGCAATACTCAGCTGATTCCTATTATTGCCAATGAAAAAAATGATTCGGGTTATGTAATTAAAAAATATATTGATGAAGGCGTAAGTGAAACATTGTTTTTCCCGTTTGATAAAATAATGCAACCAGCGATTGGCAAGCAAACTTTTTATTTGGGAACAGACAAATTTGGCCGAGATATTTTGAGTCGAATTTTATTGGGTACGCGTGTAAGCCTTGCTGTAGGCTTAATTGCTGTTTTGCTTTCACTCACTGTAGGTGTTTTCTTGGGCGCAGTGGCAGGATATTTTGGTGGTCGTGTAGATGATTTTGTATTGTGGCTCATTAATGTAGTCTGGTCGATACCCACGCTATTATTGGTTTTTGCTATTACCTTGGCATTGGGAAAAGGGTTTTGGCAAGTGTTTGTGGCAGTTGGTCTCACACTTTGGGTAAGTGTGGCTCGACTGGTACGCGGACAAGTTTTGGCACTAAAAAAGCTCGAATATGTTGAAGCTGCTAAAGTGCTGGGTTTTAGCCACACAAGAACAATTATAAAACATATACTTCCTAATATTCTTGGACCGGTAATGGTGATTGCTGCCAGCAATTTTGCTTCAGCAATTGTGATAGAAGCAGGTTTAAGTTTTCTTGGGCTTGGCGTACAACCACCTCAACCCAGTTGGGGATTGATGATAAAAGAAAACTATAATTTTATTATTACCAATAATCCAATGTTAGCACTTACTCCTGGTATCGCAATTATGTTGTTGGTACTGGCTTTTAATCTTCTCGGCAACGGCTTGCGCGATGCGACTGATGTAACAGAATAA
- a CDS encoding vWA domain-containing protein yields MKNLIIVVAVIFTCLSFASKSNKIISGRVTDKNGKAISGVLVKSIPASTTTITNNTGNYSIQIPQNRKYLSFSAVGYLSKEVLIGKNKILNVELNLTSDSLFDVVAVGYVAQAKAALIYNRKTMSIPMQSINQSLKGRVAGLVANSNQYFYPSPQQNDERYADLAENSFKYARTTPLSTFSIDVDAASYSNIRRFINTGNLPPTDAVRVEEMINYFAYNYPQPTGKNPVNIITQVSNAPWNHQHQLVQIALQAEKVATENLPPSNLVFLIDVSGSMSSQNKLPLLISSLKLLTDQLRPEDHVAIVTYAGNAGVALPSTSGENKIKIKDVLNSLMASGSTNGAGGIEKAYEIASENFKKNGNNRIILSTDGDFNVGMSSDKELEKLIKSKRNSGIFLTVLGFGMGNYKDSKMEILADKGNGNYAYIDNVQEARKVLLNEFGGTLFTVAKDVKLQIEFNPQFVQAYRLVGYEDRLLKSEDFNNDKKDAGDMGSGHTVTAFYEIIPTGVKDTLLKNIDPLKYQKNILENSPAKDELLTVKLRYKTPKGNKSKLMTKVVENKITPLENCSQDFRFAAAVAEFGMLLKESAFKQNANYSNVIKLAENAKGKDSEGYRTAFLQLVKTAKDLKGNEAVNNYQPHVLIYHHPSHNATEKQYSSGK; encoded by the coding sequence ATGAAAAATTTAATTATAGTCGTAGCGGTAATTTTTACTTGCCTTAGCTTCGCCTCAAAATCAAATAAAATTATTAGTGGAAGGGTTACTGATAAAAATGGGAAAGCCATTTCAGGTGTACTTGTCAAATCAATTCCAGCCTCTACAACCACGATTACAAATAATACCGGAAACTACTCAATCCAGATCCCGCAAAATAGAAAATATCTAAGCTTTTCCGCGGTAGGTTATCTATCTAAAGAAGTATTGATTGGAAAAAATAAAATACTTAATGTCGAACTCAATCTTACTTCAGATTCTTTATTTGATGTAGTCGCTGTAGGTTACGTGGCGCAGGCAAAAGCGGCACTCATATATAATAGAAAAACAATGTCAATACCTATGCAAAGCATTAATCAATCACTAAAAGGGCGCGTTGCGGGGCTGGTTGCAAATTCAAATCAATACTTCTATCCAAGTCCTCAACAAAATGATGAGCGTTATGCGGACCTTGCCGAAAATTCTTTCAAATATGCCCGAACCACCCCACTTTCCACCTTCTCAATCGATGTAGATGCAGCAAGTTATAGTAATATTCGCAGATTCATCAATACAGGAAACCTCCCGCCAACAGATGCTGTAAGAGTGGAAGAAATGATTAATTATTTTGCATATAATTATCCGCAACCAACTGGTAAAAATCCCGTAAATATTATCACACAAGTGTCGAATGCACCTTGGAACCATCAACATCAATTGGTACAAATTGCTTTGCAGGCAGAAAAAGTTGCAACTGAAAATTTACCCCCAAGTAATCTGGTATTTTTGATAGATGTTTCCGGGTCAATGTCCAGCCAAAATAAATTACCCTTATTAATTTCCTCCTTAAAACTATTGACGGATCAATTGCGGCCAGAAGATCATGTAGCAATTGTGACTTATGCCGGAAATGCAGGCGTAGCCTTGCCTTCTACTTCCGGAGAAAATAAAATAAAAATCAAAGATGTGCTCAACAGTTTAATGGCAAGTGGCTCTACCAATGGCGCAGGTGGCATTGAAAAAGCTTATGAAATTGCATCAGAAAATTTTAAAAAGAATGGTAATAACCGGATTATTCTTTCTACTGATGGAGATTTTAATGTAGGAATGTCGAGTGATAAGGAATTGGAAAAATTGATCAAATCCAAAAGAAATTCCGGTATTTTCTTAACCGTACTCGGCTTCGGAATGGGCAATTACAAAGACAGCAAAATGGAAATTCTCGCTGATAAAGGCAATGGTAATTATGCCTATATCGATAATGTACAAGAAGCAAGAAAGGTGTTGTTGAATGAATTTGGCGGCACATTATTCACAGTGGCAAAAGATGTAAAACTGCAAATAGAGTTTAATCCACAATTCGTACAAGCCTATCGCCTTGTGGGCTATGAAGATCGTCTTTTAAAAAGTGAAGATTTTAATAATGATAAAAAAGATGCGGGAGATATGGGTTCGGGGCACACCGTTACTGCTTTTTACGAAATTATTCCAACAGGAGTAAAAGATACTTTACTCAAAAATATCGACCCATTAAAATATCAAAAAAATATTCTTGAAAATAGTCCTGCAAAAGATGAGTTGCTCACTGTAAAATTGCGTTACAAAACACCAAAAGGAAACAAAAGCAAATTGATGACCAAAGTCGTTGAAAACAAAATTACTCCATTGGAAAATTGCAGCCAAGATTTTCGTTTTGCTGCAGCCGTAGCTGAATTTGGTATGCTACTAAAAGAATCTGCTTTTAAACAAAATGCAAACTATTCGAATGTTATAAAACTAGCAGAAAATGCAAAAGGCAAGGACAGTGAAGGTTACAGAACGGCCTTTTTACAATTGGTAAAGACTGCTAAAGATTTAAAAGGTAATGAAGCAGTGAACAATTATCAACCACATGTTCTAATCTACCATCATCCCTCCCATAATGCGACCGAAAAACAATATTCCTCTGGGAAATAG
- a CDS encoding RNA polymerase sigma factor, giving the protein MQFVKSTFQQGSATDNELIALYKKSADTQVLAVLYERYMALVFGVCLKYLKDEEESKDAVMQIYESLTDKLLRHEVQNFKSWLHVLTKNFCLMELRKTSKHQTISLDEGFMQFDAELHHENSIEKEIQFSILEKCLELLNEEQKKTVQLFYLEEKCYKEVAAQTGYQIDKVRSYIQNGKRNLKICMEKDSGE; this is encoded by the coding sequence ATGCAATTTGTAAAATCTACATTTCAACAAGGATCAGCGACGGATAATGAGTTGATTGCTTTATACAAAAAATCGGCTGATACACAAGTATTGGCAGTTTTGTACGAGCGATATATGGCGTTGGTGTTTGGTGTTTGTCTGAAATATTTGAAAGACGAAGAAGAAAGCAAGGATGCTGTTATGCAGATCTATGAAAGCTTAACAGATAAATTGTTGCGGCATGAAGTGCAGAATTTTAAAAGTTGGTTACATGTACTTACCAAGAACTTTTGCCTGATGGAATTGCGCAAGACATCGAAACACCAAACAATTTCACTGGACGAAGGTTTTATGCAATTTGATGCGGAACTGCATCATGAAAATAGTATAGAGAAAGAGATACAATTTTCTATTTTGGAAAAATGTTTGGAGTTGCTAAACGAAGAGCAGAAAAAAACAGTGCAATTATTCTATTTAGAAGAGAAATGTTACAAAGAAGTAGCAGCGCAGACGGGCTATCAAATTGACAAAGTGCGCAGCTATATTCAAAATGGAAAGCGAAATTTAAAAATTTGTATGGAGAAAGATAGTGGTGAATAA
- a CDS encoding energy transducer TonB, whose protein sequence is MNKDEKNIENIKAYLNEALDAKAMHNLEKQALDDPFFAEALDGLLQNPQASAEGLSSLQAQLKSRTEIKNNEKEHNFNWRPWLSIAAVLFIFIGVAIFFLNRNQPQKNITDEVVKNVKPESVLPKDSSTQIAIIQPKSKAGNKVQKNAIHAHNMTEIIAGANTNNKNNIRDVSKNIVAIQAMKSPPLKSAKRLLIDSNMVAKESVSNLLEGRVAGLAIENASHNQLFFQKEKLSEEFSTVKIVDAKTGKPIVGAIAQYNGNFNPSVSDSLGQFVIPDSVRSIDINAVGYVALNTPVYKNEVIPLSSSGRSLNDVVVVGYGVQKRKIDIKENDPPKPIVGWKKFSAYVLQSILANYAIGDSGVVKIGFIINDDGTLSNFKILKGLNNERNKQAIEILKNGSLWIPINKNVPTYTSYEIVFP, encoded by the coding sequence GTGAATAAGGACGAAAAAAACATCGAAAATATTAAGGCCTATCTCAATGAAGCGCTGGATGCTAAAGCAATGCACAACTTGGAAAAGCAGGCTTTGGATGACCCGTTTTTTGCTGAAGCTTTAGATGGATTATTGCAAAATCCTCAAGCATCTGCCGAAGGGTTATCCTCTTTACAAGCGCAATTAAAGAGTAGAACAGAAATAAAAAACAACGAAAAAGAACACAATTTTAATTGGCGCCCATGGTTGTCGATTGCAGCAGTATTATTCATATTTATTGGCGTTGCGATATTTTTTTTAAATAGAAATCAACCGCAAAAAAACATTACAGATGAGGTGGTAAAAAATGTAAAACCTGAATCAGTTTTACCCAAAGATTCGTCCACTCAAATTGCCATTATACAACCCAAAAGTAAAGCCGGAAATAAAGTTCAAAAGAATGCAATTCATGCGCATAACATGACAGAAATAATAGCTGGCGCAAACACAAATAATAAGAATAACATTCGTGATGTCAGCAAAAACATAGTTGCTATACAAGCAATGAAAAGCCCTCCTTTGAAAAGTGCAAAAAGATTATTAATCGACAGCAATATGGTAGCAAAAGAGAGCGTCTCTAATTTATTGGAAGGCCGCGTTGCCGGCTTGGCAATTGAAAATGCGAGTCATAATCAGTTATTCTTTCAAAAGGAAAAGTTAAGTGAAGAATTTTCAACAGTGAAAATTGTAGATGCAAAGACTGGAAAACCTATAGTAGGTGCAATTGCTCAATATAATGGAAATTTCAACCCTAGTGTTTCTGATAGTCTGGGTCAGTTTGTAATTCCGGATAGTGTTAGAAGTATAGATATAAATGCAGTTGGTTATGTTGCACTGAATACGCCTGTTTATAAAAATGAGGTTATTCCTTTGTCGTCCTCGGGTCGTTCTTTAAACGATGTAGTAGTTGTTGGTTACGGAGTACAGAAACGAAAAATAGATATTAAAGAAAATGATCCTCCTAAGCCTATTGTGGGTTGGAAAAAGTTTAGTGCATATGTGCTGCAATCTATACTTGCAAATTATGCCATTGGCGATTCAGGCGTAGTGAAGATTGGTTTTATTATAAATGATGATGGCACATTAAGTAATTTTAAAATTTTAAAAGGATTAAATAATGAGCGAAATAAACAAGCGATTGAGATATTGAAAAATGGCTCTTTATGGATTCCTATAAATAAAAATGTGCCCACTTATACTTCGTATGAAATTGTCTTTCCTTAA
- a CDS encoding Lrp/AsnC ligand binding domain-containing protein, translating into MSQKLNLDKLDYQIIQSMAENAEISYADLGKKLFVSGGTIHVRIKKLQESGIVTGTRLTVDIKALGFDVITFVGIYLQKSSMYEDVAKELAKIPQIVRLNYTTGTYSMFAEIVCKNIQQLKHVLHDKLQNIKGIERTETLISLEESFNRNVQVLEEEV; encoded by the coding sequence ATGAGCCAGAAATTAAATTTAGACAAATTGGATTATCAGATTATTCAATCAATGGCTGAGAATGCCGAAATATCCTATGCCGATTTAGGAAAGAAATTATTTGTTTCAGGAGGTACCATTCATGTAAGAATAAAAAAATTACAAGAATCGGGCATCGTGACTGGAACAAGATTAACTGTTGATATAAAAGCACTGGGCTTTGATGTGATTACATTTGTTGGCATTTATTTACAGAAAAGTTCAATGTATGAAGATGTGGCTAAAGAATTAGCGAAAATACCTCAGATAGTTCGGCTCAATTATACAACCGGCACTTATAGCATGTTCGCTGAGATCGTATGTAAAAACATACAACAACTCAAACACGTTTTGCATGATAAATTACAAAACATCAAAGGCATTGAACGTACTGAAACTTTAATTTCGTTAGAAGAAAGTTTTAACCGCAATGTTCAAGTATTGGAAGAAGAAGTCTAA
- a CDS encoding helix-turn-helix domain-containing protein has translation MSLPKQIHIVESIGELRKLQKASIPMIANRIKALIEFKKHEQKGISKRAVADNIGVNQNSVQTWRTMYINGGIEAVLNYQKQAGRPSGITKAEHKQIEAKLKDPKNGLRGYVELLDWMESEFNKTFAYNTVLKYCYRHFNSKIKVARKSHIKKDEEAVSTFKKTLVKPVKK, from the coding sequence ATGTCGTTACCCAAACAAATACATATAGTAGAAAGTATCGGAGAATTGCGCAAACTACAAAAGGCTTCGATTCCTATGATTGCCAATAGGATAAAAGCCCTAATAGAGTTTAAGAAGCATGAGCAAAAAGGCATTTCCAAAAGAGCCGTAGCCGATAACATTGGCGTAAATCAAAACAGTGTGCAAACTTGGCGCACGATGTATATAAATGGAGGGATAGAAGCGGTTTTAAACTATCAAAAGCAGGCCGGCCGTCCATCAGGCATTACCAAAGCAGAGCATAAACAAATAGAAGCAAAATTAAAAGATCCTAAAAATGGCTTACGGGGCTATGTAGAGTTATTGGACTGGATGGAATCGGAATTTAATAAAACCTTTGCGTACAATACTGTTTTAAAATATTGCTATCGCCATTTTAATTCCAAGATAAAGGTAGCCCGCAAAAGTCATATCAAAAAAGACGAAGAGGCTGTGTCCACTTTTAAAAAAACTTTAGTCAAACCTGTCAAAAAATAG
- a CDS encoding IS630 family transposase has protein sequence MYFQDESRFGLFTKNGKALTARGVKPICPFQQVFQSTYLFGAFSPITGDKLLLELPHCNADWFQIFLDHLSNLHPNEYKIVVLDNGAFHHAKKLKIPENISLLFLPPYSPELNPAEKMWARYKRTFTNRLHKSLEQLSIFIEEVVKNTSKDTVISTCAYSYIFEGLFWTN, from the coding sequence TTGTATTTTCAAGATGAGAGCCGTTTTGGCTTATTTACTAAAAATGGAAAAGCCCTAACCGCAAGAGGTGTCAAGCCTATCTGTCCCTTTCAACAAGTATTCCAGTCCACCTATTTATTCGGAGCGTTTTCGCCCATTACCGGCGATAAATTGCTGCTGGAACTGCCCCATTGCAACGCCGATTGGTTTCAAATATTCTTAGATCATTTATCAAATCTCCATCCAAATGAATATAAAATTGTAGTATTGGATAATGGAGCTTTTCATCATGCCAAAAAATTAAAAATTCCCGAGAATATTTCACTGCTTTTTTTACCACCTTATAGTCCGGAACTAAACCCTGCAGAAAAAATGTGGGCAAGGTATAAAAGGACTTTTACCAATAGGCTACACAAATCATTGGAGCAACTAAGTATATTCATAGAAGAAGTGGTAAAAAATACTTCAAAAGATACCGTCATTTCTACTTGTGCATATAGCTATATTTTTGAAGGATTATTTTGGACTAATTAA
- a CDS encoding helix-turn-helix domain-containing protein, giving the protein MNWKVIYNEAYYKKAVKRAMEIFHAEPNTPEDDELGVLLLLIKDYEDKHYPLPQVDVLALIKDKMQEQGLKNKDLEPIIGSKGYVSSILSGRREITLSMAKKLKQFFNLPADVFMQV; this is encoded by the coding sequence ATGAACTGGAAAGTAATATATAACGAAGCGTATTATAAAAAGGCAGTAAAACGCGCAATGGAAATTTTTCATGCAGAACCAAACACACCGGAAGATGATGAACTTGGCGTGTTACTCTTATTGATAAAAGATTATGAGGATAAACATTACCCACTTCCACAAGTGGATGTATTAGCACTTATCAAAGATAAAATGCAGGAACAAGGATTAAAGAATAAAGATCTGGAACCTATTATCGGCAGCAAGGGCTATGTTTCTTCCATTTTGTCGGGGCGCAGGGAAATAACCCTAAGTATGGCAAAGAAGTTGAAACAGTTTTTTAATTTACCCGCAGATGTATTTATGCAGGTTTAA
- a CDS encoding type II toxin-antitoxin system HigB family toxin → MNIINRKTISYYVEKYPKAKNQLLDWYHKMLKQEFANFNELKELYGNASLVNNQRVVFNIKGNEYRLVVSINFRRRACYTIWFGTHKEYDKINVATIQYNLNL, encoded by the coding sequence ATGAACATAATCAACCGAAAGACTATTAGCTATTATGTAGAAAAATACCCAAAAGCAAAAAATCAATTATTAGATTGGTATCATAAAATGCTGAAACAAGAATTTGCCAACTTTAATGAATTGAAAGAGTTGTACGGAAATGCAAGTTTAGTAAATAATCAAAGGGTAGTATTTAATATAAAAGGTAATGAATACAGGTTGGTTGTGTCAATAAACTTTAGGCGTAGAGCGTGTTACACAATTTGGTTTGGAACGCATAAGGAATACGATAAAATTAATGTAGCAACGATACAATATAATCTAAACTTATAA
- a CDS encoding helix-turn-helix domain-containing protein, with translation MNITQAKLVEIFNISTAKLSQILDGKRKPDVTFLKAVHEHLHIDGNLLLEKS, from the coding sequence TTGAATATTACCCAAGCCAAACTTGTTGAAATATTCAACATAAGTACTGCCAAATTATCCCAAATACTCGATGGTAAACGCAAACCCGATGTAACCTTTCTTAAAGCCGTACACGAACATTTACATATTGATGGAAACTTATTATTAGAGAAATCATAG
- a CDS encoding type II toxin-antitoxin system HigB family toxin — translation MVIITKTTIEKYASQHCIAAEPLNSWHSIAKKANWDNLTDMRNTFNSVDMMGNGRYCFNIIR, via the coding sequence ATGGTAATTATCACAAAAACAACCATTGAAAAGTATGCTTCACAACATTGCATTGCAGCCGAACCACTTAACTCGTGGCACAGTATAGCAAAAAAAGCAAATTGGGACAATCTTACAGATATGCGCAATACTTTTAATAGTGTCGATATGATGGGAAATGGGCGTTATTGTTTCAATATAATAAGATGA
- the tatC gene encoding twin-arginine translocase subunit TatC: MLQRFLNRRGGSNAEMAFIDHLEELRWHILRSALAILVLAIVIFSFHGWIFANIIAGPLNPNFISYKLFCRLGEITKVSGLCMPPIHVDMQSTTFGGQFLGTFTIAFVGGFIVAFPYIFWEFWKFIKPALKTNELKNTRFAIFWVTFFFFLGAAFGYFVLSPFTFNFLAGFQISDLPMLTTRPTLNDYLSNLMDIILGCGVAFELPVMAYVLTKVGIITPKFLKQKRRYAIVILLIVAAFITPSPDWISQMLVFIPLMSLYEIGVFVSKRAYREKEEKDKKSEWS, from the coding sequence ATGTTACAAAGGTTTCTAAATCGCAGGGGTGGTTCCAACGCAGAGATGGCTTTCATAGATCATCTTGAAGAATTGAGGTGGCATATTCTTAGATCTGCACTCGCTATTTTAGTTTTAGCTATAGTTATTTTTAGTTTCCATGGATGGATTTTTGCGAATATTATCGCAGGACCTCTTAATCCTAATTTTATAAGCTATAAATTATTTTGTCGGTTAGGCGAAATCACAAAAGTATCAGGGCTATGCATGCCTCCAATCCATGTAGATATGCAGTCTACTACATTCGGTGGTCAATTTTTAGGCACTTTTACGATTGCATTTGTAGGCGGATTCATTGTCGCCTTTCCTTATATTTTTTGGGAGTTTTGGAAATTTATAAAACCTGCTTTAAAAACCAATGAGCTCAAAAACACAAGATTTGCCATTTTTTGGGTAACATTCTTCTTTTTCTTAGGGGCGGCCTTTGGCTATTTTGTATTAAGCCCGTTCACATTTAATTTCTTGGCAGGTTTTCAGATAAGCGATTTGCCTATGCTTACAACAAGACCTACGTTAAATGATTATTTATCCAATTTAATGGATATTATTTTGGGCTGTGGTGTTGCATTCGAATTGCCTGTGATGGCTTATGTACTTACTAAAGTAGGTATTATTACCCCTAAATTTTTAAAACAAAAGCGTAGATACGCTATTGTAATCTTATTGATTGTTGCTGCCTTCATTACGCCGAGTCCAGACTGGATAAGTCAAATGCTCGTATTTATACCCTTGATGTCTTTATATGAAATTGGCGTATTTGTATCTAAAAGGGCTTATCGTGAAAAAGAAGAGAAGGATAAGAAAAGCGAATGGAGCTAA
- a CDS encoding zinc-binding dehydrogenase has product MKAAILKGIEQQLTIEEITNPIPGEGEVLIKLKAASLNKRDGWIQKGKYAGLKFPIVLGSDGCGIVEAVGESISDTIIGKEVVLYPAKNWGNKEAFQSKEFSIIGLPENGCFAQYIAVPITNVYPKPAHLSFEETAALPVAGLTAYRALFIRGNWQPGEKVLISGVGGGAGTFALQWAIAAGAEVWVTSSSEEKIAKAINLGAKGGINYTIENWNETLQSEAGDFDIIIDSALGEGFAKLTSLAAPGARIVFFGGTDGNIPAINGRQIFWKQISILGTTLGSEKDFEQMLEFIHEKKIHPIIDSIYSLSEVEVAMQAMDNSHERFGKIVLKID; this is encoded by the coding sequence ATGAAAGCAGCAATATTAAAAGGAATTGAACAACAGTTAACGATAGAAGAAATAACAAACCCCATTCCCGGAGAAGGAGAAGTATTGATAAAATTAAAAGCGGCATCCCTTAACAAAAGGGACGGATGGATACAAAAAGGAAAGTATGCCGGATTAAAATTTCCAATTGTTTTAGGCTCTGATGGTTGTGGTATTGTGGAAGCAGTTGGAGAAAGTATAAGCGATACTATCATTGGAAAGGAAGTGGTACTGTATCCAGCAAAAAATTGGGGAAATAAAGAAGCATTCCAGAGTAAAGAATTTTCAATTATAGGTTTACCTGAAAATGGCTGTTTTGCGCAATATATTGCTGTACCTATCACAAACGTATATCCCAAACCCGCACATTTATCTTTTGAAGAGACAGCTGCTCTTCCGGTAGCTGGCCTTACAGCCTACCGCGCTTTATTCATCCGTGGCAACTGGCAACCCGGTGAAAAGGTCTTAATCTCGGGTGTAGGTGGAGGCGCCGGTACTTTTGCATTACAATGGGCAATAGCCGCAGGTGCAGAGGTTTGGGTAACTTCCAGTTCAGAAGAAAAAATAGCAAAAGCAATAAACTTAGGTGCAAAAGGCGGAATCAATTATACAATAGAAAACTGGAACGAAACTTTGCAATCCGAAGCAGGAGATTTTGATATAATCATCGATAGCGCGCTTGGTGAAGGTTTTGCAAAATTAACTTCTCTCGCAGCCCCAGGGGCGCGAATCGTATTTTTCGGAGGAACAGATGGTAATATTCCTGCAATTAACGGTCGGCAGATTTTTTGGAAACAAATAAGCATTTTAGGCACAACTTTAGGTTCAGAAAAAGATTTCGAACAAATGCTTGAATTTATTCATGAAAAAAAAATACACCCAATAATTGACAGTATTTATTCACTCTCCGAAGTTGAAGTCGCTATGCAGGCGATGGATAATAGTCATGAAAGGTTTGGTAAAATTGTTTTAAAAATTGATTAA
- the nth gene encoding endonuclease III, which yields MTRKERYTYIIDYFQKNAPNAETELIYDNPYQLLVAVILSAQCTDKRVNLTTPAIFHRYPTAEKLSKASFDELFPLIRSISYPNNKTKHLIGMANMLVENFEGNVPMTVSELITLPGVGRKTANVITSVVDEQPNMAVDTHVFRVSARIGLTLNATTPLAAEKQLIKFIPKNLIHKAHHWLILHGRYVCIARKPKCDECGIREACKYFEKLNH from the coding sequence ATGACTCGAAAAGAACGTTACACCTATATCATAGATTATTTTCAAAAAAATGCCCCCAATGCGGAAACCGAATTAATATACGACAATCCGTATCAACTTTTAGTTGCTGTAATTTTATCTGCACAGTGTACCGATAAAAGAGTAAACCTAACCACTCCCGCCATTTTTCATCGTTATCCAACAGCGGAAAAATTAAGCAAAGCCAGTTTTGATGAATTATTTCCTTTGATTCGAAGCATCTCTTACCCCAACAACAAAACCAAACATTTAATCGGCATGGCGAACATGCTCGTTGAAAATTTTGAAGGGAATGTACCAATGACTGTCTCGGAACTTATTACGTTGCCCGGTGTTGGACGCAAAACTGCGAATGTTATTACTTCTGTTGTAGATGAACAACCCAATATGGCTGTAGATACCCATGTATTTAGGGTTTCTGCGCGTATTGGTCTTACTTTAAATGCTACAACTCCATTAGCAGCTGAAAAGCAGCTAATAAAATTTATTCCCAAAAACCTTATTCACAAAGCACATCATTGGCTCATTTTGCATGGCCGTTATGTTTGTATAGCGCGCAAACCTAAATGTGATGAATGCGGTATTCGTGAAGCCTGTAAATATTTTGAGAAGTTAAATCATTAA
- a CDS encoding FtsB family cell division protein, with protein sequence MKKTLKILSYLKNKYIVAILVFLFLMFFYDRNDFFVQIQRKKELSSLEKSKTFYQTEIEKTQQELNNLENNPASLEKYARENLFMKRDNEEVFIVDSINPKEKEK encoded by the coding sequence ATGAAAAAGACTTTAAAAATACTTTCTTATCTTAAAAACAAATATATTGTTGCTATATTAGTATTTCTTTTCCTGATGTTTTTTTATGATAGAAATGATTTCTTTGTACAAATTCAACGCAAAAAAGAACTTTCTTCATTAGAAAAAAGTAAAACTTTTTATCAAACTGAGATTGAAAAAACACAACAAGAATTAAACAATCTTGAAAATAACCCTGCTTCATTAGAAAAGTATGCTCGCGAAAATTTATTTATGAAACGCGATAATGAAGAAGTTTTTATTGTCGATTCTATCAATCCTAAAGAAAAAGAAAAATAG